One Tachypleus tridentatus isolate NWPU-2018 chromosome 3, ASM421037v1, whole genome shotgun sequence DNA window includes the following coding sequences:
- the LOC143245819 gene encoding potassium voltage-gated channel protein Shab-like, with amino-acid sequence MTLWLILLKPKNHRVTLNVGGVKYQVMWDTLKRYPQTRLGRLRLCRDPKEFEEYSDEYNPDGNEFFFYHSPASFTSIINFYRTEKFHLVDELCVRALTDDFDYSMLKETCMEPCCMSKTEVEKFEEGKYAQCKQFVWNLKERPDTSVAAKIITSFSVFFILLSSITQILGMIPSLKEQYDEDVNEEIPLHKENKNLVITPFIVSSILVATNIVPKDFENIHEIILIFRVARVMRILKLARHSKRLQSLGYTMKKSIQEFGLLILSLVISILFFSSLAYFAKKDEPETLYTSIPSAFWWACVTMTTVGFGDMVPVSLPGKVVGSVCCIAGVVVVGMPVPIIVNNFAEFYTKQKIVQRSLVRKKIIEEAERANTLPASSSSCSSLSFSSPVILFSLLSCS; translated from the exons ATGACTCTATGGCTGATTTTACTGAAACCAAAAAACCACAGGGTGACTCTAAATGTTGGTGGTGTCAAATATCAAGTGATGTGGGATACTTTGAAGCGCTACCCTCAAACCCGCTTAGGTCGTCTACGACTATGCCGAGATCCTAAGGAATTTGAGGAATACTCTGACGAGTATAATCCTGATGGAAACGAGTTTTTCTTTTATCACAGTCCTGCATCATTCACTTCGATTATTAATTTTTACCGCACTGAAAAATTCCATTTGGTGGACGAACTTTGTGTGAGGGCGCTCACTGACGATTTTGATTACTCGATGTTAAAAGAAACTTGTATGGAGCCTTGCTGTATGAGCAA AACAGAAGTTGAAAAGTTTGAAGAAGGAAAATATGCGCAATGTAAGCAGTTTGTCTGGAACCTAAAGGAAAGACCTGATACTTCAGTGGCTGCCAAA aTCATTACCAGCTTCTCTGTGTTCTTCATCCTGCTATCATCCATCACACAGATTTTAGGTATGATACCTTCCTTAAAGGAACAATATGATGAAGATGTCAATGAAGAAATTCCGctacacaaagaaaacaaaaacctgG TTATTACCCCTTTCATCGTGTCTTCAATTCTTGTAGCTACAAATATTGTCCCtaaagattttgaaaacattcacGAAATTATCCTAATCTTTCGTGTAGCAAGGGTTATGAGAATTTTAAAACTGGCTCGACATTCGAAAAGATTGCAAAGTTTGGGATATACAATGAAGAAAAGTATCCAAGAGTTCGGGTTGCTCATCTTATCCCTTGTAATTTCCATCTTGTTTTTCTCTAGTCTCGCTTATTTTGCAAAGAAAGACGAACCTGAAACACTTTATACCAGTATTCCCTCTGCCTTTTGGTGGGCTTGTGTTACCATGACGACTGTTGGTTTTGGAGACATGGTTCCCGTTAGTTTACCTGGCAAAGTGGTTGGGAGTGTGTGCTGTATTGCTGGTGTAGTGGTTGTTGGGATGCCTGTACCAATCATTGTCAACAACTTTGCAGAGTTTTACACAAAACAGAAGATAGTCCAAAGATCCCtggtgagaaaaaaaataatcGAAGAGGCCGAAAGAGCAAACACGTTACCGGCATCATCGTCTTCATGTTCTTCGCTCTCGTTTTCGTCACCAGTAATTCTTTTTTCGCTCTTATCATGTAGTTGA